One window of the Leptospira broomii serovar Hurstbridge str. 5399 genome contains the following:
- a CDS encoding ParB/RepB/Spo0J family partition protein, with amino-acid sequence MSSKSKRLGSLADVFQAEKLEGTIRKIRLDKIRPSESQPRQERKKGVEELAQSLQKDGLLQPILVTKQSNDEYYTIIAGERRFHAATLLNWAEVECKILDRDAKETFRLAIIENLQRENLSPYEEIEAMSHLKLTFSYTDLELGNLFGKSRSYMTELLGISGLNKEELKICKDSGIETKNLLIQAASASKKGTFQDFIQRFNSGELKTVKDAKSFNRSEDTLFPTLAKPHDSTTAQEYSLHPYKLGKKGNSILLSSDDEEFLQEMYKFLRKEIPKKFGKSS; translated from the coding sequence ATGAGCTCAAAAAGTAAACGCCTTGGGTCGCTAGCGGATGTCTTTCAAGCGGAAAAGCTAGAAGGCACAATTCGAAAAATAAGGTTAGATAAGATTCGGCCTTCGGAAAGCCAGCCTAGACAGGAACGAAAAAAGGGAGTGGAAGAACTCGCCCAAAGCCTTCAAAAAGACGGTCTACTTCAACCGATCTTAGTCACAAAACAATCCAATGATGAATACTATACTATCATTGCAGGCGAAAGAAGATTTCATGCTGCAACTCTCCTGAACTGGGCCGAGGTTGAATGTAAAATTTTAGACCGGGATGCAAAAGAAACCTTCCGGTTAGCAATTATAGAAAACCTTCAAAGAGAAAACCTATCTCCTTATGAGGAAATAGAAGCCATGAGCCACTTAAAATTGACCTTCTCTTATACCGATCTGGAGCTCGGAAATTTGTTCGGAAAAAGCAGGAGCTATATGACTGAACTTTTAGGAATTTCCGGATTAAATAAAGAAGAATTAAAAATTTGTAAAGATTCCGGAATTGAAACTAAAAACTTACTCATCCAAGCCGCTAGTGCCTCCAAAAAAGGGACATTTCAGGATTTTATCCAAAGATTCAATTCGGGTGAACTCAAAACCGTAAAAGATGCAAAGTCTTTTAACAGATCGGAAGATACCCTCTTCCCTACGTTAGCGAAGCCTCATGATTCAACCACCGCCCAGGAATATTCCCTTCATCCTTATAAGCTAGGAAAAAAAGGAAATTCGATTCTATTATCTTCCGATGACGAAGAATTTCTCCAGGAAATGTATAAATTTCTGCGAAAAGAAATCCCTAAAAAATTCGGAAAATCTTCTTAA
- a CDS encoding helix-turn-helix domain-containing protein: protein MSDILAEKRRYMVDAMLNFKQSPFMEPAIQEIFYGKPTTADLRLLLPLAFPFLLKILGSAAGLATLPAEGEQDALEEVASWGYSEEGFFYSFLAKGSETRKKLESGSPFYLSKSATAEFFLPDSSGGLLGSILVQGKVQGFLLLELENPPSEWQSLFLALFCQKLSSILEDAPSIPIASKGEAGSEDRKDRLGQILFRLSNSGDAVWELYRKLGILKIRGPKGSGKKTLAKWVHRRESAGRGLLVIGVLPEHGGKLEKSLEEWGAMAQGGTLVFERIQEYSALQQKLLYEYATSERSRRPRLIFLENSESSPAEELVFFRALLESNSLEIPAWKTWSTVDRRNAVSLIFEDVREAQGRLDLSLSEEAGRSLATSELDRNLEDLRNSIEEGVLHSSGREIREFAIQSERPQGVSMPEADDLDLRKAVEALERQKILLAYKLFGGNQIRMSKALGISRGSLQYKLKNLGLG from the coding sequence ATGTCCGACATCTTAGCAGAAAAACGACGGTACATGGTTGACGCCATGCTTAATTTTAAACAATCTCCCTTCATGGAACCGGCCATACAGGAGATATTTTACGGAAAACCCACTACTGCGGATCTCCGCCTCCTCCTCCCTTTGGCCTTTCCATTTCTGCTCAAGATTTTAGGGAGCGCCGCAGGTTTGGCGACACTTCCGGCCGAGGGCGAGCAGGACGCCCTAGAGGAGGTGGCCTCCTGGGGATATTCTGAAGAGGGGTTCTTCTATTCTTTTTTGGCCAAAGGTTCCGAGACACGGAAAAAATTGGAATCCGGTTCTCCATTCTATCTCTCAAAATCGGCGACAGCCGAATTCTTTTTGCCCGATTCGTCCGGTGGACTTTTGGGCAGTATTCTGGTTCAGGGGAAAGTTCAGGGGTTCTTGCTTTTAGAATTGGAGAATCCTCCGTCCGAATGGCAATCGCTATTCTTGGCTTTGTTTTGCCAGAAGCTATCTTCGATTTTGGAAGATGCGCCAAGTATCCCTATAGCCTCAAAGGGCGAGGCCGGCTCCGAAGATCGAAAAGATCGGCTCGGACAGATTCTTTTCCGTTTAAGTAACAGCGGAGACGCGGTCTGGGAATTATATCGGAAATTGGGTATTCTTAAAATTCGAGGCCCAAAAGGATCCGGCAAAAAAACTTTGGCTAAATGGGTGCATCGAAGGGAGTCTGCCGGCCGTGGATTATTAGTGATCGGTGTGCTTCCTGAGCACGGGGGCAAGCTTGAAAAATCACTGGAAGAATGGGGTGCTATGGCTCAAGGCGGGACCCTCGTTTTTGAAAGGATTCAAGAATATTCTGCTCTGCAGCAGAAGCTTTTATATGAATACGCAACGAGTGAAAGAAGTCGCCGTCCAAGATTAATTTTCTTAGAAAATTCCGAGAGTTCGCCTGCCGAGGAGCTCGTTTTCTTTCGAGCTTTATTGGAGTCTAATTCTCTCGAGATTCCTGCATGGAAGACCTGGTCAACGGTAGATAGGCGGAATGCAGTTTCGCTTATCTTCGAAGATGTCAGGGAAGCCCAGGGAAGGCTTGATTTAAGTCTTTCAGAAGAAGCGGGTCGATCGCTGGCGACTTCGGAATTAGATCGTAATTTAGAAGACCTTAGGAATTCTATAGAGGAAGGAGTATTGCATTCCTCGGGCAGAGAAATCCGAGAATTCGCAATCCAATCGGAGCGACCCCAGGGGGTTTCGATGCCGGAAGCGGACGATCTGGATCTTCGGAAAGCCGTCGAAGCATTGGAACGTCAAAAAATACTTTTGGCCTACAAACTTTTTGGGGGGAACCAGATTCGCATGTCCAAGGCGCTTGGAATATCAAGAGGTTCGCTCCAATATAAATTAAAGAATTTGGGATTAGGATAG
- a CDS encoding DUF883 family protein — MSNAESLNEELESLKEKAKKITGKAREEYLEHVSDLKERLKQVTGETSERAKQIIDQTGVYIKENPQKATLIGLGVGVGLGLIIGLLIRRK; from the coding sequence ATGTCCAATGCCGAAAGCCTCAACGAGGAGTTGGAATCCCTCAAAGAAAAGGCTAAAAAAATCACAGGGAAAGCTAGAGAGGAATACTTGGAACACGTATCAGATCTAAAAGAACGTCTGAAGCAAGTCACAGGCGAAACAAGCGAGAGAGCAAAGCAGATCATCGATCAAACGGGAGTCTATATCAAAGAAAACCCCCAAAAAGCGACCCTAATCGGACTCGGGGTTGGCGTCGGATTAGGCCTGATCATCGGTCTTCTAATTCGTAGGAAATAA
- the asd gene encoding aspartate-semialdehyde dehydrogenase, translating to MSKVNVAVLGATGSVGQRFIQLLENHPYFQVTHLCASENSAGKTYGTVMKKRWKISSDIPAYARDIIVTTPEPSKTPGAKLAFSGLDASIAGEVETAYANAGVHIISNSKNHRMVENVPLLSAEVNAAHLSVLPAQETSGKIITNSNCTIMGVTISLKPLFDLFGIEAVMLFSMQAVSGAGYPGVPSMDILGNVVPFIGGEEEKAEIEPLKCLGKVENGRIINADFPISAHCNRVPVFDGHTVCVSVKLKKKATEQEIRTAWSSFKGEPQELGLPLAPSSPIVYREEEDRPQPRLDLDTGKSMSTVIGRLRPDPLFDWKYVVLSHNTIRGAAGAALLNAELMYKKNLL from the coding sequence ATGAGCAAAGTAAACGTAGCTGTACTAGGAGCCACCGGCTCTGTCGGACAGAGGTTCATCCAACTTTTGGAGAACCATCCCTATTTCCAAGTTACTCATCTATGTGCGTCCGAGAATAGTGCGGGCAAAACATACGGTACTGTAATGAAGAAGCGATGGAAGATATCGTCGGATATCCCCGCGTATGCTAGGGACATAATCGTTACAACGCCGGAGCCTTCGAAAACACCGGGAGCCAAGCTAGCCTTTTCCGGTTTGGATGCTAGCATTGCGGGAGAAGTCGAAACCGCGTATGCCAATGCCGGCGTGCATATCATTTCCAATTCTAAGAATCATAGGATGGTGGAAAACGTTCCGTTGCTTTCTGCGGAAGTAAACGCGGCGCACCTCTCTGTTCTTCCCGCTCAAGAAACATCGGGTAAGATCATTACAAATTCTAATTGCACTATCATGGGAGTTACGATCTCTTTAAAGCCTCTTTTCGATCTTTTTGGAATAGAAGCGGTTATGCTTTTTTCGATGCAAGCCGTCTCCGGAGCCGGATATCCGGGAGTTCCGAGTATGGATATACTCGGAAATGTCGTCCCATTTATCGGTGGAGAAGAGGAAAAGGCGGAGATCGAACCGCTGAAGTGCCTAGGGAAAGTCGAAAACGGCAGGATTATCAATGCTGATTTCCCCATTTCCGCACATTGTAATCGCGTGCCAGTGTTTGACGGACATACGGTTTGTGTTTCCGTGAAATTGAAAAAAAAAGCAACGGAGCAAGAGATACGCACTGCCTGGTCTTCCTTTAAAGGAGAACCTCAGGAACTCGGCCTACCGTTAGCCCCGTCTTCTCCCATCGTTTATAGAGAAGAAGAAGATAGGCCGCAGCCAAGGTTGGATTTGGATACCGGAAAAAGTATGTCGACCGTCATAGGTCGTTTGCGTCCGGACCCTCTCTTCGATTGGAAATATGTGGTCTTGAGTCATAATACCATTAGAGGAGCAGCCGGCGCTGCTCTTTTGAACGCGGAACTTATGTACAAGAAAAACCTACTGTAA
- a CDS encoding phosphatidylinositol phospholipase, producing MAAKIKRTSFQKLLNAMKKLIMEVNDNEILRRLETLMATSKEDLNQAVVRSLLENPLEFDPKSVPEPYAQYVRHFVYMVKRNKKRGLDVTFDAGNLDSKSLKKSPSVKPQEAAKKSPPKRKRA from the coding sequence ATGGCTGCCAAAATAAAGCGGACTTCCTTTCAGAAGCTTCTTAATGCGATGAAAAAACTTATTATGGAAGTGAATGATAACGAAATTCTGCGTAGGCTTGAAACCCTTATGGCTACGAGCAAGGAAGATCTGAACCAGGCGGTTGTTCGTTCTCTTTTGGAAAATCCTCTGGAATTCGATCCAAAATCAGTGCCGGAACCTTATGCCCAATACGTCCGACACTTCGTTTATATGGTTAAACGAAATAAAAAGCGAGGTCTAGATGTCACGTTTGACGCCGGCAACCTCGACTCCAAGAGCCTAAAAAAATCTCCGTCAGTTAAGCCGCAGGAAGCGGCGAAAAAAAGCCCACCGAAACGCAAACGAGCCTAA
- the pyk gene encoding pyruvate kinase has translation MKNELVNFRKTKIICTIGPATADKKMILALAEAGMNVARLNMSHGNHEFHRSIIKIIKSLNKDVLKHPIAILLDTQGPEIRTGDLQVDHLDLKVGESFTFHIIPGVESEEQSVFVNYRDIVNDLKVGDRVTVDNGLINLVVEEIQETALKCKVVDGGKLGSRKHINLPGIRVNLPSITQKDQKDILFGLEEDVDFIALSFVRSKEDILQLRKIIEENNGHSAIIAKIEDQEAVRNMVEIVEVSDGVMVARGDLGVELPIEELPIIQRAIIRECAVRGKRVIVATHLLESMINNPSPTRAEVTDVANAVYEESDAIMLSGETAAGKFPVRCVEMLHKIAERVEKTPGVGYVSDRIPSNKKEEMAKSAAMLSDSIKSPAIIVITRRGTTALNVASFHPRQPLIYAFTNMTTVRRKLWLTRGVIPYRIDFSSDPEKTIKLAIETLKASGRIKDGDQVVILSDIIAGVDRVETIQVREVK, from the coding sequence ATGAAAAACGAACTCGTTAACTTTAGAAAAACAAAAATTATTTGCACGATCGGACCCGCGACAGCGGATAAAAAAATGATCCTAGCGCTTGCGGAAGCGGGGATGAATGTGGCCCGTCTGAACATGTCGCACGGGAACCACGAGTTCCATAGATCGATTATTAAAATTATTAAATCTCTAAACAAGGACGTATTAAAACATCCGATCGCGATTCTGCTGGATACTCAAGGTCCTGAAATTCGAACGGGGGATCTCCAAGTGGATCATTTGGATCTCAAAGTCGGAGAATCCTTTACTTTTCATATTATTCCGGGAGTAGAATCGGAAGAACAATCCGTTTTTGTAAATTATCGAGATATCGTAAACGACTTGAAAGTCGGCGATCGAGTTACCGTAGATAACGGTTTGATCAATTTGGTAGTAGAAGAGATTCAAGAAACCGCGTTGAAATGCAAGGTCGTTGACGGCGGTAAGTTGGGCTCTAGAAAACATATCAATCTTCCCGGAATTCGGGTGAATTTGCCCTCCATCACTCAGAAGGATCAAAAAGATATTCTTTTCGGCTTGGAAGAGGATGTGGATTTTATCGCTCTTTCTTTCGTTCGATCCAAGGAGGATATCCTACAGCTTCGCAAGATCATCGAGGAGAACAACGGTCATTCGGCGATTATCGCTAAGATCGAAGATCAGGAAGCCGTTAGGAATATGGTTGAGATCGTCGAGGTTTCCGACGGAGTGATGGTCGCGCGAGGTGACTTAGGCGTCGAACTGCCCATCGAGGAACTTCCGATCATTCAACGCGCGATCATCCGGGAATGTGCGGTTCGTGGAAAGCGAGTTATCGTGGCGACTCACCTTCTCGAATCCATGATCAATAACCCTTCCCCCACGAGGGCGGAGGTTACCGACGTAGCTAACGCAGTATATGAGGAATCGGATGCGATCATGCTCTCAGGCGAAACGGCTGCAGGAAAATTTCCGGTTCGTTGCGTGGAGATGCTTCATAAAATCGCAGAGAGGGTGGAAAAAACTCCGGGTGTCGGCTATGTCAGCGATCGAATCCCTTCTAATAAAAAAGAAGAGATGGCTAAATCGGCGGCAATGCTCTCCGATTCGATTAAGAGTCCGGCTATTATCGTGATTACTCGTCGAGGGACTACGGCGCTGAATGTGGCCTCGTTCCATCCTAGACAACCCCTGATTTATGCATTTACCAACATGACGACGGTTCGACGCAAGCTTTGGCTGACAAGAGGTGTCATTCCTTATAGAATCGATTTTTCGAGCGATCCGGAAAAGACGATTAAATTAGCGATCGAAACTTTGAAGGCAAGCGGACGAATTAAGGACGGAGATCAAGTCGTGATTCTTTCGGATATTATCGCAGGAGTGGATCGCGTGGAGACCATTCAGGTGCGAGAAGTAAAATAA
- a CDS encoding MBOAT family O-acyltransferase: protein MNFTTSLYTLFFVFLFLLRWLLPRFRFFPEWIPFPFLLVGSYLFYFSWSPKFGSLIFATTILDYSVGKAMGGSSLGKRRLLLLLSLTGNLTVLGFFKYFGFFVENGNALLSALGLDSAIPSLKVVLPVGISFYTFQSLSYTIDVYRKEIQPEPSFWRYALFLSFFPQLVAGPIVPAREFLPQLKQWVAWENLAFREGIVLLLVGSWKKAVLADNISILPDTLFQSPAIVSQFYAWIGIFAYALQIYFDFSGYTDIALGSALLLGFHLTENFRMPYLASSFSDFWKRWHISLSSWLKNYLYISLGGNRKGELRTYVNLFITMLLGGLWHGASWNFVVWGGIHGALLAIERGFGYFFKTKGAGLEIPRIFSYAYRIFVVLAIVLVWVFFRSPSWEKSEIVFAKLFFGSGGINPGDPALRIFFLCVLLFFVSTWIGQRDEASGVFRRWVENLPGWAFAIIASLGFLLAVLLSAESQPFLYFVF, encoded by the coding sequence ATGAATTTTACCACTTCGCTTTATACTCTTTTCTTTGTTTTTCTCTTTTTATTGAGATGGCTCCTTCCTCGATTTCGTTTTTTTCCGGAATGGATTCCATTTCCTTTCCTTCTAGTCGGCAGCTATTTATTCTATTTTTCCTGGAGTCCGAAGTTTGGGAGTTTAATATTCGCGACTACGATTTTGGATTATTCCGTCGGTAAGGCCATGGGCGGGTCTTCTTTGGGAAAAAGAAGGCTTCTTTTGCTTCTCTCACTTACTGGAAATTTAACCGTCCTAGGTTTCTTTAAGTATTTCGGCTTTTTTGTGGAGAATGGAAATGCCCTTTTATCGGCACTTGGATTGGACTCTGCTATCCCGTCTTTAAAGGTTGTCTTACCTGTCGGCATTTCCTTTTACACGTTTCAATCTCTTAGCTATACGATTGATGTTTACCGTAAGGAAATACAGCCCGAGCCAAGTTTTTGGAGATATGCGCTTTTTCTTTCTTTTTTTCCGCAGCTGGTTGCAGGACCCATTGTTCCTGCGCGTGAATTTCTTCCCCAGCTGAAACAATGGGTGGCCTGGGAAAATTTAGCGTTTCGAGAAGGTATCGTACTGCTACTTGTTGGATCTTGGAAAAAGGCAGTTCTAGCCGATAATATTTCAATTCTGCCGGACACACTGTTCCAATCTCCTGCTATCGTATCTCAATTCTATGCTTGGATAGGAATATTTGCATATGCTCTCCAAATTTATTTTGACTTTAGCGGTTATACGGATATTGCCTTGGGTTCGGCATTGCTATTAGGGTTTCATCTTACTGAAAATTTTAGAATGCCTTACCTAGCTTCAAGCTTTTCCGATTTTTGGAAACGGTGGCATATCTCTTTGTCTTCTTGGCTGAAAAACTATCTCTACATTTCTTTGGGAGGAAACCGGAAAGGAGAGCTTCGGACGTACGTGAATTTATTTATAACCATGCTATTGGGCGGTCTTTGGCATGGGGCTAGTTGGAATTTCGTCGTATGGGGCGGGATTCACGGGGCTTTACTCGCGATAGAAAGGGGGTTTGGCTATTTTTTTAAGACGAAAGGAGCCGGGCTCGAGATCCCTAGGATCTTCTCATATGCCTACCGAATATTCGTCGTTCTGGCGATCGTATTGGTTTGGGTCTTTTTTCGATCTCCTAGTTGGGAAAAATCCGAGATCGTATTCGCGAAATTATTTTTCGGTTCCGGCGGAATCAATCCGGGAGACCCAGCCCTAAGGATATTTTTTCTTTGCGTTTTGCTCTTTTTCGTCTCAACCTGGATCGGCCAAAGGGATGAAGCATCAGGAGTTTTTCGTCGTTGGGTTGAGAACCTCCCTGGATGGGCCTTTGCCATTATTGCGAGTTTGGGGTTCCTCTTAGCGGTCTTACTGTCGGCCGAGTCTCAGCCATTTCTTTATTTCGTTTTTTGA
- a CDS encoding TraB/GumN family protein encodes MNFVSKIAKIRRKQRQRIYNRAYRQALKHLKREFKAEADRHAQAEKELEKYYRKDVDTEAKKTRKKIQELENYKLLLERKEMEIESKLAFLNDQLHKIEELKARMDGAVNLMARAGSLSNGAIDDAEKIKQALKKVL; translated from the coding sequence ATGAATTTCGTTTCAAAAATCGCCAAAATTCGTCGTAAACAACGCCAGAGAATTTATAATAGAGCCTATCGACAAGCCCTAAAGCACCTCAAGCGGGAATTCAAAGCCGAAGCAGACCGCCATGCTCAGGCGGAGAAAGAGCTGGAAAAATATTACCGTAAAGACGTAGATACGGAGGCCAAGAAGACTCGTAAAAAAATCCAAGAGTTGGAAAATTACAAACTTCTTTTGGAGAGAAAGGAAATGGAGATAGAATCGAAATTGGCATTTCTCAACGATCAACTTCACAAAATCGAAGAATTAAAAGCCAGGATGGACGGAGCGGTAAATTTAATGGCAAGAGCCGGATCACTTTCAAACGGAGCGATCGATGACGCCGAAAAAATCAAACAGGCTTTAAAGAAAGTTCTGTAG
- a CDS encoding ParA family protein, which yields MIVVSIANQKGGEGKTTTSLNLAWGLARRGKKTLIIDIDPQANSTGIFLNPDSLEKSMHNIFQAKAKVRDVMVPTHVENLSIAPSRLALAEAETVAAIVDAPYILRDALADLEKDLDFCIIDCPPSLSIFTINALVASNYVIIPLQAEKFSVDGILGLQQTINSIKKRINPGLEILGALVTQLKPQTLLTKTIVPVLTKYFRIFENSISDGVAVGESHLAKKSVFEYNKASRQAQEYEGFVEEFLNELKK from the coding sequence ATGATCGTAGTATCTATCGCAAATCAAAAGGGAGGGGAAGGCAAAACGACCACCTCTTTGAATCTCGCATGGGGCCTCGCGCGCCGTGGTAAAAAAACTCTTATCATAGACATCGATCCTCAGGCAAACTCCACTGGAATTTTTTTGAATCCCGACAGTCTTGAAAAATCCATGCATAATATCTTTCAAGCGAAGGCAAAAGTAAGGGACGTTATGGTTCCTACACATGTGGAAAATCTCAGCATCGCGCCGTCTAGACTCGCACTCGCAGAGGCGGAGACCGTCGCAGCCATCGTAGATGCCCCATATATTCTTCGAGACGCTTTAGCCGATCTTGAAAAGGATTTGGATTTTTGTATTATCGACTGCCCTCCGAGCCTTTCCATTTTCACAATTAACGCACTAGTCGCTTCCAACTATGTGATCATTCCCTTGCAGGCGGAAAAGTTTTCTGTAGATGGAATTCTCGGATTACAACAGACAATCAATAGTATAAAAAAAAGGATTAATCCGGGTCTAGAAATCCTGGGAGCATTAGTAACTCAGCTAAAACCTCAAACCCTGTTGACCAAAACGATTGTTCCTGTTCTTACAAAATATTTTAGAATTTTTGAAAACAGTATTTCTGACGGCGTAGCCGTGGGCGAATCCCACTTGGCCAAAAAATCGGTCTTCGAATACAATAAGGCAAGTCGACAAGCGCAGGAATATGAAGGTTTTGTAGAGGAGTTCCTGAATGAGCTCAAAAAGTAA
- a CDS encoding helix-turn-helix domain-containing protein — translation MGEHYPYIKFLSDIIESGVWARLSAAGKTLYLVLLKFSDQNFKPVWPSNEILLRLTGLKTKKSINEGKRDLVKAGLLQFVPGTGHKNTMYYFCFNYPGSKIPPQGVIFGNPRGTGMGTPGVQDGIPEGVREIPPNNINITIHNTQNQKPDPRKEAQKLSLDFLSKEYGPGILAEAMEIAKTQNQEGNLYYIRGICRNLSNDGKQPNFEHRSGMPSQSRNSSPGYEASWQGFLDWCKDLLSPSSVAALQNIRVEPDGRTLLIVDPVPVALRTIVTKYFTDTIHPSILVIFSAKQEENRTKV, via the coding sequence ATGGGCGAGCATTATCCATATATTAAATTCCTATCAGATATCATTGAATCTGGGGTTTGGGCTCGCCTTTCTGCAGCTGGGAAGACTCTATACTTGGTATTGCTTAAATTTAGCGACCAGAATTTTAAACCGGTTTGGCCTAGTAATGAAATCCTATTAAGGCTCACAGGCCTAAAAACGAAGAAATCCATTAACGAGGGCAAGAGAGACCTGGTAAAAGCAGGCCTCCTCCAATTTGTACCAGGCACCGGGCATAAGAACACTATGTATTATTTCTGTTTCAATTACCCCGGTTCTAAAATTCCACCCCAGGGGGTTATTTTTGGAAACCCCAGAGGGACCGGAATGGGGACCCCAGGGGTTCAGGATGGCATCCCCGAGGGGGTTCGAGAGATACCCCCAAACAATATTAATATAACCATCCATAATACCCAAAACCAAAAACCAGATCCGCGCAAGGAGGCGCAGAAATTGTCTTTGGACTTCCTCTCGAAGGAATATGGGCCTGGTATTCTTGCAGAGGCAATGGAGATCGCTAAGACCCAGAACCAAGAAGGAAATTTGTACTATATTCGAGGGATTTGCCGAAATCTTTCAAACGATGGTAAACAGCCGAATTTTGAGCACCGCTCCGGAATGCCTTCGCAAAGCCGGAACTCCTCGCCCGGTTACGAAGCTTCATGGCAGGGATTTTTAGATTGGTGTAAGGATTTACTCTCCCCTTCTAGCGTTGCGGCATTGCAAAATATTCGAGTCGAACCGGACGGTCGAACTTTGTTGATTGTCGACCCGGTGCCAGTTGCCTTGAGAACAATCGTTACAAAGTACTTCACAGACACAATCCACCCATCGATACTGGTTATATTTTCCGCGAAGCAAGAGGAGAATCGTACAAAAGTATGA
- a CDS encoding LBF_4227 family protein, with translation MARKKENSQTKTAESETQNGDGFFNSFELKGHLLSLVDSFLEYIETLLLYLRKSAEEKVKRGVQAYVFLRIGFYFLGLASLLFIGAFFLYLLKTFGDPIFAALGTGGLCLFFSLFSLAIVASRLKG, from the coding sequence TTGGCGCGTAAAAAGGAGAACTCTCAGACTAAAACCGCGGAATCCGAAACACAAAATGGCGATGGTTTTTTTAATAGCTTCGAATTAAAAGGCCATCTCCTTTCTTTGGTCGATTCCTTTCTCGAATATATCGAAACTCTTCTACTATATCTTCGAAAATCTGCGGAAGAAAAAGTTAAACGAGGAGTACAAGCTTATGTATTCCTTAGGATCGGATTTTATTTTCTGGGATTAGCATCGCTTCTTTTTATAGGTGCCTTCTTTCTTTATCTATTAAAGACGTTTGGTGATCCTATTTTTGCCGCGCTCGGAACCGGGGGGCTTTGTTTATTTTTTTCGCTCTTTTCCCTGGCTATTGTCGCGTCTAGATTGAAAGGTTAG